One region of Wyeomyia smithii strain HCP4-BCI-WySm-NY-G18 chromosome 3, ASM2978416v1, whole genome shotgun sequence genomic DNA includes:
- the LOC129729479 gene encoding glutamine synthetase 1, mitochondrial-like, with protein MAFRVVSLLIRQELSAFGGKTTTRMISTGTVRSARILKDSPNAHLNKTLLDRYQNLKYNPKYVQATYVWIDGTGENVRLKDRVVDFVPKKPEDLPNWQYDGSSTYQALGKNSDIKLVPRALYKDPFKPGDNDVIVLCDTYQPDGKPTESNKRAAMQEAYNKTKDYEPWFGIEQEYTFLDIDGRPLGWPSGGFPGPQGPYYCATGAQNVVGRDIAEAHALACLYAGIDFAGTNAEVMPAQWEYQVGPNLGMKCADDLWVSRYILWRIAEDYGVVVTFDPKPMEGNWNGAGGHCNFSTKQMRAENGIEAIKAAIEKLSHQHAKHIKAYDPRGGKDNERRLVGRLETSSIDKFSWGVADRSTSVRIPRGVADAKKGYLEDRRPSSNCDPYSVCNAILTTCLVD; from the coding sequence ATGGCATTCAGAGTGGTTAGTTTATTGATTCGTCAAGAACTGTCCGCATTTGGCGGTAAAACAACAACGCGCATGATCAGTACTGGCACAGTACGATCAGCACGTATTTTGAAGGACTCTCCCAATGCACATCTCAACAAGACATTGCTTGATCGCTATCAGAATCTGAAGTACAACCCCAAATATGTGCAGGCAACTTATGTCTGGATTGATGGAACGGGAGAAAACGTTCGTCTGAAGGACCGAGTTGTAGACTTTGTTCCAAAAAAGCCGGAGGATTTACCAAACTGGCAGTATGATGGAAGCTCAACATATCAAGCACTAGGCAAAAATTCAGATATCAAACTGGTTCCACGAGCTCTCTATAAGGACCCGTTCAAGCCAGGAGACAACGATGTGATTGTTCTGTGTGACACGTACCAACCGGACGGTAAACCGACAGAATCGAACAAGCGTGCTGCTATGCAGGAGGCCTACAATAAGACCAAAGACTACGAGCCGTGGTTCGGTATTGAACAGGAGTACACATTCCTGGACATCGATGGCAGGCCGCTGGGTTGGCCTTCGGGTGGTTTTCCTGGACCACAAGGTCCGTACTACTGCGCTACCGGTGCTCAAAATGTAGTTGGTCGTGATATTGCTGAGGCTCACGCTCTTGCCTGCCTGTATGCAGGCATTGACTTCGCAGGAACCAATGCCGAAGTTATGCCAGCTCAATGGGAGTACCAAGTTGGACCCAATCTAGGCATGAAATGTGCAGATGACCTGTGGGTGTCTCGTTACATTCTGTGGAGAATTGCCGAAGACTACGGTGTAGTCGTTACGTTTGATCCTAAACCAATGGAGGGTAACTGGAACGGCGCAGGTGGCCATTGCAATTTCTCCACCAAGCAAATGCGGGCGGAAAATGGCATCGAAGCGATTAAGGCCGCTATTGAAAAACTTTCCCATCAACATGCCAAGCACATTAAAGCGTACGACCCCCGCGGAGGTAAGGACAACGAGCGTCGACTGGTGGGACGACTGGAGACCTCGTCTATTGATAAGTTCAGTTGGGGAGTTGCCGACCGCAGCACGAGTGTTCGTATCCCTCGTGGAGTAGCTGACGCCAAGAAGGGCTACCTCGAAGATAGACGTCCCAGCTCTAACTGTGATCCGTACAGCGTTTGCAATGCCATTCTTACCACGTGTTTGGTTGattaa